In one window of Candidatus Sulfuricurvum sp. RIFRC-1 DNA:
- a CDS encoding helix-turn-helix transcriptional regulator has translation MDDFQHHLNESLQNEEFKTAYQQKELRFKIIDILVGLRLQYKLTQGELAKKLGTTQTVISRIENGSVNVGIDFLQKLGNAFNKKIEITVV, from the coding sequence ATGGATGATTTTCAACACCATCTAAACGAATCACTACAAAACGAAGAGTTTAAAACGGCGTATCAGCAAAAAGAGTTACGCTTTAAAATTATCGATATTTTAGTCGGACTTCGGTTGCAATACAAACTCACCCAAGGTGAATTGGCAAAAAAGCTAGGAACGACACAAACGGTCATTAGCCGCATCGAAAACGGTTCGGTCAATGTCGGGATTGATTTCTTGCAAAAACTCGGAAATGCTTTTAATAAAAAGATAGAGATTACCGTGGTGTAG